TGACCTCGTTGATGTTTACAGAACCAGCTCGGATTCGGGTCTGTAGCCAgtccacctccttggggtcgtcAGAGAAGATGTACATGGCCAGGGGGGTGTCATGGTTTCTTGTGACGTAATCAACCTGCTGGCCGAGGGTTCGGGGCTTGATGATGGGGATGATGGGTCCGAAAATCTCGTCCTGCATGAGAATGTCGTCATCTGGAACGTTGGAGACGATTGTGGGCTGGATGAACTTTTGGTCTTCGTCGGCGTTCTCGAGTCCACCCACCTGGATGTCTCCCTTGGTCTGGGCGATCATGTTGTGAATACGCTTCCAATGGGGCTTGGAAATGATATGGGACAGATCGGGGTGGTGGGCGTCTCTCTTGGAGCCGTATCGTTCTTGGAGCACCTCCTTGATACAAGCGACgagctcggcctccttTTCGGGAGCAACCAAAATGTAGTCTGGAGCGACACAGATCTGGCCGGCGTTGACAAACTTGCCCCACACGATTCGCCGAGCGGCCGTCATAACGCTCTTGCAGTTGGAAGTGATGAACACGGGTGACTTGccaccaagctcaagagCTAGAGGAGTCAGGTTCTTGACCGCGGCCTGGGCGATGATTCGACCAACGGCTCCGTTTCCGGTGTACATGATCTTGTCCCAATGCTGGGTAAGAAGGGCGGTGGTCTCGGGGACACCTCCGTAAACAACCTGGATGATACCGGGGTCCAGGGCCTCCTTGAAGATTCGGCCAAGAACAGCGGAAGTGTGGGGAGACAGCTCGGACATCTTGAGCACGATGGGACAGCCGGCAGCAATGGCGGCAATCACAGGTGAGATGTTGAGCATGACGGGGTAGTTCCAGGGAGTGATGACCAGCACCACTCCCAGAGGAACGGGTCGGATTCGGGGGTTGGCAAACTGGAAGGGGCCTCCGGGgttctccaccttttctTCCTTGACCCACTTTCgcaggttcttgatgacggTGGAGAACTCGTCTCGAACAAACAGTACCTCGGTGAGCTCGGTTTCGAACCTGGGTCGATGGAGATCCTTGGTGACCGCCTCGTAGATGTTGTCGAGGTTGTCGTAGAACTTGAACCACAGGGTTcgcagctgctcgagacGGTAGTCGACAGAGTCGAGCTTGCCGGTCTCGAAAGAGTCTCGAAGACGTTGCAAGTTGCTGTCAAACGTATCGATTGGCGTAGGAGGAGTGATTGTTTCCCAGGACATTGTGGCGGAAGTTGTACACCCAACATTTCCGGTCTCTCTCACTGTCTTATACTAGCGCCTATTCGATTTCACGAGGACGAGGGGTAGAGGCTAATAGCCATAGGCTCCAGCTTAAGGGTTAGTGGCGAGACATGTTTTCTTCAGGTGGAGGGGGTCTgtcgagaagctggacaTTTAGTGGCCAACAATTGCTGTCTTGACGCTCCATTGAGTCGCTAGACACTCTTTATCGTCTCTTCAAGTGCCCAGAAACATCAATGTCAACCATGCACATGTCCTGATATCTGCCGCCAGATAAAAACCTTGAGCACACCAtgccttttttttgcagGTAATGTGGGGTTGTGGGGTCGGGTCTCAGACAGGAACTAGACCCTTGGTGGGGCATATCTAGTAGAGAAGAGATTGACTATTGGTTGTAGGTCGGCTGCTTTCTTTGGATTCGTCGATTTCTCCGCAGATGACTGTTCTATCGGCCTGTTGTCCCTCGTGTGCATTTCCCCGTACTTTGCCCCAGTGCATGGCTAGTTATTGATTTGTCGTATTTGGCTCTCCCAAAATCACTTTTTTGATTACTCTCAGTCCAAAAGTTGAGCCGACGACTGGGTATGAATTAGAGTTTCGAGAATGTGGGGCGGAGGATTCGAACACGCGACCCTgagttgtagttggagattAAGTGCCGGGTTCTAGTTGGAGGTTTAACAAAATGGTGAATAATGGTGAATAATAGTGAATAGTAGAAAAGGTGATCGATCCAATGCCAACTACGCGAATAATCCAATAAATATAATATAGCACTTCACTTCTGGATGCAACTTTCTACCCCTAGTTTTTCACCCCTTGACCAGATCTCTCTCCAAAGTGCGAAGACGTCTGAACTCAACCGCAACCTTGTCAATAGGCTGTCCAGAGACAATGATGATCCAAAAAATGATGTTGCGCATGCCAAAGTAGGTAAAGTCGTCGAGAACTTTCATTCCCAGCCGATTCCACGCCTTTTGCTCGTCGGGTATGTTCTTCTTGTGGTCGGGACAGTCTTCGGGTCCAAGAGGCACCTGTCTACCCACAATGGTCTTCAGTTTCTGGAGGGAGGTTGCACCGGCACGCAACGTTGACATTCGAGTGATGTCCTTGGCGAGTTCGTTGGGACTGGTATTAGTGAGAGCAGCTCCCCAGCCAGTGGGCTTGTTGGCAGCTGTCAACTTCTTCTGTGCTTCTAGCTGTCGTTTGAGGTCGTCCAACTCGCCCAGAGCAGCAACGAGGCGCTGTTGCAACTGTGCGTTATCCGATTGAAGTTGGTTTTTGACGGCTTCGAACCCGGCTCTTTCGAGTTCAAGTTCCTTCTGGACGAGGTCCTTGAGTGGCTGCAGGTACTGTTCCCAGGAGGACTCGATGAACATGTTGCAAAGGAGTATTGATGAGGGAGGGAGAATCGCGGCTCCTCCTTTGGTTATATATCGCGGCATGTATGTAACTACTTCAATGTCGCGATGTGGCTGTTGGTTTTTCGTCTTACGGAGGTGGGGAATTCACGTGGGATGTGAGTGCGGTACGATTACGAACCGGAACGGAACTTGTTGTACATCTACGAGTGTgacttgtattgtacttcCCTTACACTCGCTCTACGGTTTATGGACGATGCTCTGTTTCTGGATTACTCGTGGTTCAGCCACGATAGGACCGAGTCGTTGATCTGGTTGTGACGATTGTTCACCTTGATGGCTCTACCATCAAGTGTGATATCCACATCAACCTGTATTACTCATTCGAATTGTGGTCTTCTGGTCGAACGTCACTCAGCCACCAACCCCAGCATCGTCATTATCGGTAGCGGTCCTCGGTCctatcaactccaactgAGCGTCCAGGGCACGTAGCATCACTCCGAACTTGAGAACGCTTTCACATGGGATGCTTCAGTTACGGCACGTACTCTGCGATACCAGTACATGTTCGTACTCCTACTCACAGCATGGCGCACGGTTCATACTTCCTCCTCGATAACGCGTCTATTAATAGCACCAGCTGTGCTGCACTTCCCGTTGTGTACGCTCATCGCGCATCACCCTCGCGCATCACGCTTGCGCATCATCAAAGGAAACACGGAAGCAGAGAAAATCACGCTTCGTCAGGCGGATGAGGAATCCCATATCGTCGGTTGAACCAAGGATAGGTGATGTCACCCGACATGACAGTGCATCCGAAAGACTGGCCCTAAAAGAACTACAGTCCCCACATTCTCACGTCTATTCTTGTGCACAATAAACGGGAAGTGCATACTGTCATGTGAAGACTAACGGGAGTGCAGGGTCAGAGTTTGGCGAGCTGAAGATGAAAATAGAAGATGTGAAAAAGAAGAGGTGAGAATAGGTTGACCTGttctgtacaagtattggCCGCTTGAAAATGTCCACAGAACAGGTCCACTTGTACATATGGCCATGAGTATTCTCACTAACACCAGTCCCCACCCCTGCCTTGGTACACCAACgctcctacaagtacagtagagaGCCACCCGCAAACACGGCCCACTCGAACGCAGTCTGACAAACATATACTAGGTTATAACTCCGAACTCCGACCTGAATCTTCGTGTCGGTAAGACAAGCTGAGTTCAATGTCCGACAATAGCTTGCTGTTGTTAAAACCGACGTCATACCACATTTATTGATACAAGTTTCTGTACATTTTTGTATCAAGGTGTTGTGAGTATTTGGTGCATTACGTCATTGGTACAACCCCCACACTGCCCTTTTCGCGACACGTATGCGCCACGTAAAACAGGACGTGGACGCCCGCACTAACACATATTGCACGAGTGGTGTACGTGTACCAACTGCAAGTCGCACCAATGTCCATGTCGTGTCGTGTGCTCTAGTGTCTATGTATTGTTCGTTTCCGTGGACTGTTCGTTTTCGTTTGTTATGACGACGCGCCGGCTTAGAGTTTCCGAGCGAAAAACAAAGCCCTGGAACAAGCCCTAGAACAAGCCCGAGAACAAGTCCGAAAACAAGCCCAAAAGCTCATTCCACGACTACAAGCCAACGGGCCCAAAACACAAGGGGTTCATAGACAAACCACAAGGCAACAATAGGTGCGGGGTGGGCTATGGAACATCGATGCATAACTGACCTCCAATGTGACATATCCGCCTCACCTCATCTCATCCCTCATCCCTCCCATCATGTACACGCACACACGTATATTATGCGGGATCGGAATGTACAAGACCAAACCAAACCAAAAGGCCCAACCATTGTCCAAGTCGTAAGATACAACGTCCAAGATCCAAGCGTGATACTCACTCAAGCGTTAGTATCGTGCGTTTTAcgggtacagtatgtacttgtacaatgcCCAAGCGTCAGATGTGAGTAATGTTGGGATGGAGGATAGTATCTGGTAGCATGAGAAGCGTACGAGTAATCAAGAGTATTACGAGcacactacttgtactactcGCTCGCGCTCgcactcgcactcgcaCCGAGAACCCTTGTAAATCGCGCACTCAGGACTTTTATTTACAACGCGATCAAACACATTCCGAACGGGTTCTTTGCCGTCTTTTGTGCTTATTTATTTTCGAGACATGGACATCGCAGACGGTAAACAATGGTAAACAACGGCAACCATCGGGGCTGCATTTGCCATAATTCCTCGATCAACTGATCTCCTATAAGATGGGCGTGGACGCCCCGGAGAGTCCAGCGATACGTTCCCGCCAAAAGTAGGGGGACGTACGATGATATTATGGTCTTTCGGACCCGCGGATTCATTGGTTGTTGTCCACCAAGTATAAACATCCAAACTTGTCTCTTTCTCGTCAACAAGTCCCAGGTTTCAGGTCCAGAGCCTATCTGGTAATATTGACATGTTTTTATTGTCTTGGAGGCTACTGCGGTTTTAGCTGTGTGGAGCCCAAACTTGTGCTGAGAAAAGTCGATCAACCGATCGACAGATCGACAGATCGACAGATCGACAGATCGTCATGTTACTGCCTTAAGCAGGGGACCACACTCAATTCCCACAGCAAGCAGTGGGCGAGGGCGTCCGATACGACGCTGCAATACGTACGAGTGCAAGTGCAAGTGCAACAAGTGAACAATGCAACAAGTGACAACAAGTGAAGACCAagtgcaaaaaaaagtacaagAATGTACTGCACCCGTACtaattgtacttgtggaaTCAGCCAATGACTCTCTCATTCACCTAAAATGGAAGGTCTACTCCCCAGTGGGCGGTTACTTGGCATTGACACGGCTGGTTTCATTTTGTTTGGCCAAGGATACAGCATGCCACGGTGATATTCAAAAGTCGACGCCAAGAGCCCACGCAGAATGCACTGTTTTCAGGAGAAAGGAGTCCCATAATAGGAGTCGACGATAATAGGGAGTTGACAACATATTAAAGATATGAGTTCTTCGTAGGGCTTTCGGCAGATACTCCGTTGGGATAGTTCATGTCTGGTAGATCCAATGACAGAGATGGATGAAGATGGGGTAAGAAGTGTGTCAAGTACAATGcccgtacgagtaccgtacAAGTCCTGTATCGTACCATGttgatacttgtacgaaTATCCCAAAGGTGGTCGCCACAAATATGTCATTCAACGTCATCTGACCAAGTCACCCGTCTcctctcctcttctccgCTCAGGGGATATTATTACCATGCACTATGCAGTCAGGACAGAATCTGTGACAGAGTCTTGTGGCCAAAGAACAGAAAATATTTCGCCGGTGTCCTCATAATACCCAATAATAACCCGATGAAACAAAACACCAATTTCCCCGTTCTTTTGGGGCATTTTCTCCGCGGCCCTGATGGCAGTTCCAGATCTCCGAAGATCAAGAAAAGAAACGACTGGAGTGCATTTGAATGAGGTGTACAGGACAACAGACTGCACGGTCCAATATTGGTACAAGCACCATTATGAAATCTCACAATGTCCAATTATCCCGACACTCGCCAGTTGTCCCGGCACTCGCTCGTTATCCCCGACACTAGCCCATATTCAACCACACCACATTTGACCAAACCTGTGACTACTGGTTGAACGTTCCAGAACTGTAAGTAGAGCGGCCAAAGAGTGGCTAAAACAACGGTAAAGCATACCAAGCTCTTGTGCATATCAACCATTCTTTAGAGACCAAACTCACCAGAATACAAGTGGCAATTCCAGTCGTGTGCTCTTTTCCCGAGTCCGATACAAGGTACTCCAACTCCTACTAGAACACGTCCCCTACTCGCTCTTCACTATAGCGCTGGCCTGGCTGGACTCGTCCAAACGCATACCCCTTTGAATGCAATGCATCTGGTCAACCCCTTACATGGCTCATACACGTCGTGCCTCTGCCTTCTGTCTGccagtacatgtactggACAATTGCACTGCTGTTTCATCCACCAACTTTTTCACCCCCGCTGCATAGTGCGCGTTGGAAAAATAGAGTTTGTTTCTTTGTCACGCCCAGCCTGGTTCTAACCACGATGAGCCAGTACGGAGAGACAGCCAGCCTCACGACAAACAGCCCCGCACTCGGCTTTTCGCCCCAAAGGTAGCAAAAAGAGGCCGGAGGTTTCACCACGGCGGAGCCTGTCTCTACCGCCCCCACCGGCCCCCCCGAGCAATATTACCCACCCCTAACACCTATGATAGGATGCTATAAATGCTAGACTCGAAAATACGCGTGGCTGAGAAGGGAACCTAAATCAGCTTGTGTGCGCAGCTTTGCACCAACTTTAATTAGCCTTTTCCTACCTGGCACGTCGCGCGCATCTTTGTTGTCGACACTAGTCCGAATTGAGCCACCTCTATTATCCCTTTGAGTTTAGAGGGATATCTCGATTATCGATGTCTGGCCACCTGGGCCTACAAAGGGGTGCCCAATAGAGAGCGGATGATGTTTCCCGGCGCTATGTTATCAAATGACTCAAAATGCGCCCCAAAACGCCAACCGGCGGACTCCACTTGACAGTGTTACAGCTCCAATGTCTAGCACTCCTAAACCACATTCCAAAGCATCCAACCCAAAAGCTAGTatctccttgatgaacCTTTTATAGAAACCTTAATCTGTGTTTCGCTACACACTTCCCCTTCATCTCCTATTTTTATCGTCTCTGcttcctcatcatcatctcaGATTTTCGCTCTTTTCCACGGTCGTTCCGTTTTCTCACCTCAGTCATTCCTTAGTGAGTATCAACCGGCTGGGGCCGTAGCGCCAGGACTTAccaacacagacagacagagaaTACAGCAACACGGACAGAGAAACAACAGAGAGAATTCACGCGATACCAAACCAAACACACGACAAGTtggacacagacacagagacACGAACGTATCGACATCGACACAGATACAGACAGACACGAATGCATCGACAGAAGGGACACATTCTGTATATACCATCCATATTCGACGACAagcggtggtggtgtgtggtgtggtgaTGAGGTGAATGGTGTAGCACACAATGGCTCACGCTACGAGTGTAGCTTGTCACTTCCCACTCCTGGGAGTTCGAGTCTGACATGTCTTGTACAGTTCATTCTGTTACATGTCCTGTCACACACATTCCGAGCCCCCTGCTTAATAATCACGcatcaccacaaccacTACCACTACCACTACCACAacacaccaacaccaagacACACCAGCCCACACCAATAGCCACCCACAACCCATGTAAAACGTCAGCTGAACAAACAACCCCTATACCCCTCCTCCATCGACCCCTATCACATATGATACCCTGGACCCTGACCCCTTGTTCCAAACACTATACATATGCACAACGTGGGGCTGTTACAGATACGACACCCACACCACGACCCACTACGACCCACTCTGTGACACACGCCCATACTGCGCCAAGTGAAAAGATTTTCACGTTCTCTGTCCGTTTCAAGATATATTCCTGGCTCTGCATGGCTcccttttttctctttttcccGCAGCTCACCGTCCACTTATGACCTATGCATGTTACATGTGCATAGTCCCTGTGGCAGGGTGCATAGTTGGTGGTCTAGACCAACCATTTCCGAGCCCTTGGGCTATTGCCTCGAGCTATTACTCTGTGGCTTGATGCTACATTGCTCTCGAGTATCTTTTCTGAGGCGTTTGCGGCCTTGCAACCACTATCACAGTTACACTTTGTTGTCCCACACCAACCTTGCACTGCTTACGGTTCCTGAACTCTCCCCGAACGAGATATCCCTTTTCTAGATTGGGATCCCGGGATCTCAAACCCAAAGCCTTGCTGCACAGTGGAGCCAACTCTGTGGATGGGAGATGCGAGAAAGATGCGAGGAAAAGATGCGAGAAAAAATCCGGCCATCCAAAACGtcatactaacccagtgaAATTCTCATCTGCCGTAATCTCGGCATTTCTCTCCTTTGCCTATGCTTCCGGATGCCAGCAGATTGCTGGCAACACCTACTGTAACGAGGTGTCCGAAGTCACCTACCAGAACATTGGTTTCGCTGGTTCCTACAACGCCATCACCGGCATGGACTCCAGCTCTTGTACCTGTTCTTCCGCCGTCAAGGCCTTTTCTGGCCCTCTGGCCCCTCTGAACGAGGagctctccatctccttccgAGGCCCCGTGTCTCTGAAGCAGTTTGCTGTCTACTACCCCAACAGCGGTAACGCCAAGCGTGATgctgtcgaggaggaggacaaggactGCGGCGAGACCGCCAAGCGTGAGTTCCACGCCCACCACGCTCATAAGCGAGGTGTTGTCACCGAGATTGTGCAGGTCACCCAGGTTGTCTACGCTGACCAGAACGGTTTCGCCATCCAGCCCTCCGACGCTCTCACCTATGCCACCCAGACCGGTGCCCCCACCGCTGGCCCCTCTTATGTTGGCCCCCCTCAGGGATGGGAGTCTCTGTCTTCTCAGACCCAGTCTATCCCCTCTTCCACCATTGCCGTTCCCTCCAACGTGCCTTCTCAGGCTCCCGTTGGCAACTCTGACTGGAAGCGATCTGCTTTCTacagctcttcttctggccaGTCTGACGGTCTCACTTTCCTGAACCACCAGGGAGGAACTGCTGGTTCCGGTACTTGGGACTCTTGTTTCGGAAACTCCCTGTCCTTCTGCGGCACTGACGGAGTTTCCGGTGCCGGATCTCCTCAGGTTCTTGGCGATGTCACCATCCcctccaacaaggagtTCCTGATCATGTCCGACAAGCAGTGCGGCGGCAACGACTGTGGCTACGTCCGAGAGGGCTCTCCTGCCTACCATGGCTTTGGTGGAACCAACAAAATCTTCCTTTTCGAGTTCTCCATGCCCAAGGATAACTCCCAGGGCTTCAACGCTGATATGCCCGCCATCTGGATGCTCAACGCCCAGATTCCCCGAACTCTGCAGTACGG
The Yarrowia lipolytica chromosome 1A, complete sequence genome window above contains:
- a CDS encoding uncharacterized protein (Compare to YALI0A17875g, similar to uniprot|Q04458 Saccharomyces cerevisiae YMR110c aldehyde-dehydrogenase like protein); translation: MSWETITPPTPIDTFDSNLQRLRDSFETGKLDSVDYRLEQLRTLWFKFYDNLDNIYEAVTKDLHRPRFETELTEVLFVRDEFSTVIKNLRKWVKEEKVENPGGPFQFANPRIRPVPLGVVLVITPWNYPVMLNISPVIAAIAAGCPIVLKMSELSPHTSAVLGRIFKEALDPGIIQVVYGGVPETTALLTQHWDKIMYTGNGAVGRIIAQAAVKNLTPLALELGGKSPVFITSNCKSVMTAARRIVWGKFVNAGQICVAPDYILVAPEKEAELVACIKEVLQERYGSKRDAHHPDLSHIISKPHWKRIHNMIAQTKGDIQVGGLENADEDQKFIQPTIVSNVPDDDILMQDEIFGPIIPIIKPRTLGQQVDYVTRNHDTPLAMYIFSDDPKEVDWLQTRIRAGSVNINEVIEQVGLASLPLSGVGASGTGAYHGKFSFDVFTHKQAVMGQPTWPFFEYLMYYRYPPYSEYKMKVLRTLFPPVLIPRTGRPDATVLQRVLGNKLLWIIIAALVAYAKRNELLITIAQIMSVFIK
- a CDS encoding uncharacterized protein (Compare to YALI0A17897g, no similarity) encodes the protein MFIESSWEQYLQPLKDLVQKELELERAGFEAVKNQLQSDNAQLQQRLVAALGELDDLKRQLEAQKKLTAANKPTGWGAALTNTSPNELAKDITRMSTLRAGATSLQKLKTIVGRQVPLGPEDCPDHKKNIPDEQKAWNRLGMKVLDDFTYFGMRNIIFWIIIVSGQPIDKVAVEFRRLRTLERDLVKG
- a CDS encoding uncharacterized protein (Compare to YALI0A17919g, similar to uniprot|P38288 Saccharomyces cerevisiae YBR162c (TOS1)) — its product is MLHVHSPCGRVHMKFSSAVISAFLSFAYASGCQQIAGNTYCNEVSEVTYQNIGFAGSYNAITGMDSSSCTCSSAVKAFSGPLAPLNEELSISFRGPVSLKQFAVYYPNSGNAKRDAVEEEDKDCGETAKREFHAHHAHKRGVVTEIVQVTQVVYADQNGFAIQPSDALTYATQTGAPTAGPSYVGPPQGWESLSSQTQSIPSSTIAVPSNVPSQAPVGNSDWKRSAFYSSSSGQSDGLTFLNHQGGTAGSGTWDSCFGNSLSFCGTDGVSGAGSPQVLGDVTIPSNKEFLIMSDKQCGGNDCGYVREGSPAYHGFGGTNKIFLFEFSMPKDNSQGFNADMPAIWMLNAQIPRTLQYGQASCSCWTTGCGELDLFEVLNSGNDRLTNHLHTWQGTGTQYGGGGSADYFTRPTSGTLKAAVIFSGDNSEIKIVQLDDSTDFASGLNADQVQQWIGKQQAAAFVKINS